One genomic segment of Gemmatimonadaceae bacterium includes these proteins:
- a CDS encoding PQQ-dependent sugar dehydrogenase — MNLRVRYRSFVVALTATLCGFVMAACASPSPGSDGATSQARTGVACSQGQGGLRLPAGFCATIFADSIGAARHLVVAPNGDVFVNLRSARRGRVASIAAGQVGLRDTNGDGRADVVERFGTAGGTGIGLYNGFLYADHGTSIVRYPLSAGQLKPSGAPQIVVSNMPGQPGHDARNFVIASDGALYVNFGSATNACQERDRVAGSLGVPDCPELLTRAGIWKFDAKGSGQTPSTSLRHATGIRNAVALTLDPAGERLFTIPHGRDQLSQNWPALVTPEQNAELPAEMFVEVNGGDDFGWPFCYYDGSARQYRLAPEYGGNRTTVGRCERVKTPIYPFPAHWAPNGALFYSGSGFPPKYRNGIFVAFHGSWNRAPLPQAGFKVVFLPIADNAAVSNFEVFADGFSVENPPPNGAAHRPVGLAQGPDGSLYISDDAGGRIWRVTWTGG, encoded by the coding sequence ATGAATCTGCGCGTGCGATATCGATCGTTTGTCGTTGCCCTGACCGCTACTCTATGCGGCTTCGTGATGGCTGCCTGCGCGAGCCCGAGCCCGGGCAGTGACGGCGCAACGTCCCAGGCGCGCACCGGCGTGGCATGCAGTCAGGGCCAGGGAGGCCTTCGGCTGCCCGCTGGATTCTGCGCGACGATCTTCGCCGACAGCATTGGGGCCGCAAGGCACCTTGTTGTGGCGCCGAACGGTGATGTCTTCGTCAACCTGAGGTCCGCGCGACGAGGACGCGTGGCTTCAATCGCGGCCGGTCAGGTTGGACTTCGAGACACCAACGGCGACGGTCGAGCGGACGTCGTCGAGAGGTTCGGCACCGCCGGCGGGACCGGCATCGGTCTCTACAATGGCTTTCTCTACGCCGACCACGGTACTTCGATAGTCCGGTATCCACTTTCGGCGGGACAGCTCAAGCCCAGTGGTGCACCGCAGATTGTCGTATCGAATATGCCGGGCCAGCCCGGACACGACGCTCGCAACTTCGTTATTGCCTCAGATGGAGCGCTGTACGTCAACTTTGGATCGGCGACCAACGCGTGTCAGGAGCGTGATCGCGTCGCGGGCTCGCTCGGAGTGCCGGATTGCCCTGAGCTCCTCACGCGCGCTGGCATCTGGAAATTCGACGCGAAAGGTTCAGGACAAACACCATCAACGTCGTTGCGTCACGCAACCGGAATTCGCAACGCGGTTGCGTTGACGCTGGATCCCGCGGGCGAGCGACTCTTCACCATACCTCATGGTCGCGATCAGCTGTCGCAGAACTGGCCGGCTCTCGTCACACCGGAGCAGAACGCCGAGCTGCCGGCGGAAATGTTCGTCGAGGTGAATGGTGGCGACGACTTCGGCTGGCCGTTCTGCTATTACGATGGAAGCGCTCGCCAGTATCGGCTCGCACCCGAGTACGGCGGAAACAGGACGACGGTTGGTCGCTGCGAGCGGGTGAAGACGCCGATTTACCCATTCCCCGCGCACTGGGCGCCGAACGGCGCACTGTTTTATTCGGGATCCGGATTTCCGCCGAAGTATCGCAACGGTATTTTCGTCGCGTTTCACGGATCATGGAATCGCGCGCCGCTTCCGCAGGCCGGCTTCAAGGTCGTCTTCCTTCCGATCGCAGACAACGCGGCGGTATCAAACTTCGAAGTATTTGCCGACGGGTTTTCAGTGGAGAATCCGCCACCGAACGGCGCGGCTCATCGGCCGGTGGGGCTGGCGCAAGGCCCTGATGGATCGCTTTACATCAGTGACGACGCTGGAGGCAGAATCTGGCGCGTGACGTGGACCGGTGGGTGA
- a CDS encoding lipid A deacylase LpxR family protein: MKPSRAGVHATGLCRITLLAVFFAMATPTSAQTLSGVTFQVDNDYFDFWMPGNERPDDNYTHGQLLRTVFNVAPAWMRRGVPSCGESLASPTSPNRCAQSFLTISQEIFTPTHDTPMPVVGERPYAGLLYVDFGRSIVDRRQSRSLAIRLGTTGHPSGAEAAQTLFHRLLDQRHPKGWDYQIGAEPVIGITYGRQYLMTPDLATRRGALQVIGAGRTTASHVQANLSAGVEVKAGYRVPHPWTPAAETDRRGVRFFVLLGGSEKWVARDLLLEGNTKWTNELVTKRPFVFELIWGLGAGIGSYAVEYRAVSRSRDYLTGPSWHRWGSISLIHGNL; this comes from the coding sequence ATGAAGCCGAGCCGGGCAGGAGTGCACGCCACAGGACTGTGCCGTATCACATTGCTGGCGGTCTTTTTCGCCATGGCAACGCCGACAAGCGCGCAAACTCTGTCCGGCGTGACCTTTCAGGTCGACAACGACTATTTCGATTTCTGGATGCCGGGAAACGAGCGGCCCGACGACAACTACACGCACGGCCAGCTTCTGCGAACGGTGTTCAACGTGGCACCCGCGTGGATGCGCCGAGGTGTTCCGAGCTGTGGCGAATCACTCGCTTCACCCACATCCCCGAACCGCTGCGCACAGAGTTTTCTGACGATTTCGCAGGAGATATTCACGCCGACCCATGATACGCCGATGCCGGTGGTGGGCGAGCGACCGTATGCGGGCCTCCTTTACGTTGACTTTGGAAGATCCATAGTCGACAGAAGACAGTCACGATCTCTTGCCATTCGTCTCGGAACTACCGGGCATCCATCCGGCGCAGAAGCAGCCCAGACGCTGTTTCATAGGCTGCTCGATCAACGGCATCCCAAGGGATGGGATTACCAGATAGGCGCAGAGCCCGTGATCGGCATTACCTATGGGCGGCAGTATCTGATGACGCCGGATCTTGCCACAAGGCGGGGCGCGTTACAGGTGATTGGCGCGGGACGCACTACGGCGTCACACGTCCAGGCGAACCTGAGCGCGGGTGTGGAGGTGAAAGCCGGCTACAGAGTTCCTCATCCGTGGACTCCGGCTGCCGAAACTGACCGTCGCGGGGTCAGATTCTTCGTGCTCCTTGGCGGCTCCGAGAAATGGGTTGCGCGCGACCTGCTGCTCGAAGGAAATACGAAATGGACAAACGAGCTCGTGACTAAGCGGCCGTTCGTTTTCGAATTGATCTGGGGCCTTGGAGCCGGCATCGGCAGCTACGCCGTCGAATACCGCGCCGTGAGCCGCAGCCGTGATTACCTGACGGGCCCAAGCTGGCATCGCTGGGGGAGCATCTCTCTCATCCACGGGAATCTTTAA
- a CDS encoding winged helix-turn-helix domain-containing protein: MARAVTIRSRLSISVTPRFELFYALRALDAGATATAGWRQRSRRFLPEDFSATVARIAPHPLMWPLLADALRDAKPDPDFSEIVGTIQSADDRVFQESVLGGIFRDREAVAELIAGARSLEHAVRVEAEADRSLVALLGLHPFDGSNAVAIALGRVTDDPVGYRADLAAALDTFWTLVFHETWRDLGPAMDQAKKTLQSSLAGGSPSEFARDVGLPVALDDRNRVVASLRGRTLYPYASVREIHVIPSAFNDARLWAAYADGAGSVRLFFPVYRPELLREDVRSVDPATAFRALGDTTRYAIASVLAHEPQTSVELAKAFGVSKATISHHVQLMRAAGLLEESPADNGVMLALNRETVEGISAAAVRELYGGGNDPVIRRSRRQRTPHP, translated from the coding sequence ATGGCTCGAGCAGTTACAATCCGGTCGCGGCTGAGTATTTCCGTCACTCCACGCTTCGAGCTTTTCTACGCTCTCCGAGCCCTCGACGCGGGTGCTACAGCAACTGCCGGCTGGAGGCAGCGCAGCCGCCGATTCCTGCCCGAAGATTTCAGCGCAACAGTAGCCAGAATTGCTCCGCATCCGTTGATGTGGCCGCTCCTCGCTGATGCGCTCCGAGATGCGAAGCCGGACCCAGACTTCTCTGAAATTGTCGGGACAATCCAGTCGGCGGACGATCGCGTGTTTCAGGAGTCAGTGCTGGGCGGAATTTTTCGCGACAGGGAAGCTGTCGCGGAGCTGATCGCAGGAGCCCGCTCGCTCGAGCATGCAGTACGTGTTGAAGCAGAAGCAGACCGCTCGCTTGTGGCGCTCCTGGGACTTCACCCGTTCGATGGATCGAATGCGGTCGCGATTGCACTGGGGAGAGTCACCGACGATCCCGTAGGATACCGCGCTGATCTGGCCGCTGCGCTCGATACGTTCTGGACGCTCGTTTTCCACGAGACGTGGAGAGATCTCGGCCCGGCGATGGACCAGGCGAAAAAGACATTGCAGTCCTCCCTCGCTGGCGGCTCCCCATCCGAATTCGCGCGAGACGTTGGGCTTCCCGTCGCGTTGGATGACCGAAACAGGGTTGTGGCGAGTCTTCGTGGACGCACGCTCTATCCTTATGCCTCCGTCCGTGAGATTCACGTGATTCCATCGGCGTTCAATGACGCTCGGCTCTGGGCTGCGTATGCTGATGGCGCGGGCTCAGTCCGGCTGTTCTTCCCCGTGTACCGTCCGGAGCTATTGCGCGAAGATGTCAGAAGCGTCGACCCCGCCACGGCTTTCCGCGCGCTGGGGGATACAACCCGGTACGCAATTGCTTCTGTGCTTGCCCACGAGCCTCAGACTTCGGTGGAGCTCGCAAAGGCATTCGGGGTGTCAAAAGCGACGATATCACATCACGTTCAGCTCATGCGCGCAGCAGGTCTCCTCGAGGAGAGCCCTGCCGACAATGGAGTAATGCTTGCCCTCAATCGAGAAACTGTCGAAGGAATCTCAGCTGCTGCAGTGCGCGAATTGTATGGCGGAGGCAACGATCCGGTGATCAGGCGAAGTCGGCGTCAACGCACGCCACACCCGTAA
- a CDS encoding SDR family oxidoreductase: protein MASVFQPGQLRDKVALVTGGGSGINLAIAERFAEHGAKLALIGRTQAKLDAAAAGIAETGGTAAGFAADVRDYAALAAAIGAARQQLGKIDIVVCGAAGNFPAPALGMSANGFKSVVDIDLLGTFNTCRAIFEHLERPGASIVNISATQAFTPMPMQAHVCAAKAGVDMLTRTLSLEWGREGVRVNSIAPGAVEDTEGMRRLAPTKQAHDYLTRMIPLGRFAKKTEIADLALFLCSDAAQFITGTVMVCDGGQSLVTLRFELPGANPAKAQ, encoded by the coding sequence ATGGCATCCGTATTTCAACCAGGGCAGCTCAGGGACAAAGTCGCGCTGGTCACCGGCGGTGGAAGCGGGATCAACCTCGCAATCGCGGAGCGTTTCGCCGAGCATGGGGCGAAGCTGGCGCTGATCGGCCGGACGCAGGCGAAGCTCGACGCTGCGGCTGCGGGCATTGCGGAGACTGGAGGAACGGCCGCTGGATTCGCGGCTGACGTGCGAGACTATGCTGCGCTCGCAGCGGCAATCGGCGCCGCCCGCCAGCAGCTCGGGAAGATCGATATCGTGGTGTGTGGAGCCGCCGGAAACTTTCCGGCTCCGGCACTTGGAATGTCGGCGAATGGATTCAAGTCAGTTGTCGACATAGACCTTCTCGGGACGTTCAATACCTGCCGGGCGATCTTCGAGCACCTCGAGCGTCCTGGTGCGTCGATTGTCAACATATCGGCGACGCAGGCATTCACTCCGATGCCGATGCAGGCTCATGTCTGTGCTGCAAAGGCCGGAGTGGATATGCTGACTCGAACGCTGTCACTGGAATGGGGACGGGAAGGCGTGAGAGTGAACTCCATCGCCCCGGGCGCGGTGGAGGATACGGAGGGTATGCGGCGCCTCGCTCCGACCAAACAGGCGCATGACTATCTCACTCGCATGATCCCCCTGGGGCGATTTGCGAAGAAAACCGAAATAGCAGACCTGGCGCTCTTTCTCTGCTCGGATGCGGCGCAATTCATCACCGGCACCGTGATGGTGTGTGACGGTGGACAATCGCTGGTCACTCTGCGCTTCGAGCTTCCCGGCGCGAACCCGGCGAAAGCTCAGTAG
- a CDS encoding DNA-formamidopyrimidine glycosylase family protein encodes MPELPDITVYIEALERHLVGHVLERVRIANLFLVRSVEPSIVETEGKRVTGVQRIGKRIAMGFETDLWIVIHLMIAGRFKWLAAGAKIPGKVGLAAFDFDNGSLILTEAGTTRRASLYVVRGEENLREIDRGGLEPLECSLDDFSSRLLSENHTLKRALTDPTLFSGIGNAYSDEILHRARLSPLRLTSRLTNDEVSTLFHATRQTLLEWIARLRESTGDGFPGKVTAFREGMAVHGRYGQPCPVCSSSVQRIRYASNETNYCPRCQTEGRLLADRALSRLLKKDWPRSIDELY; translated from the coding sequence GTGCCCGAGCTGCCGGACATAACCGTTTACATCGAAGCACTCGAGCGACACTTGGTTGGCCACGTTCTCGAGCGCGTGCGGATCGCCAACCTGTTCCTCGTTCGGTCAGTCGAGCCATCGATCGTGGAAACGGAAGGCAAGCGAGTCACGGGTGTTCAGCGAATCGGGAAGCGCATCGCGATGGGGTTCGAAACAGATCTCTGGATTGTGATTCATCTGATGATCGCTGGACGCTTCAAGTGGCTCGCGGCCGGAGCAAAGATCCCGGGGAAGGTCGGCCTGGCGGCCTTCGACTTCGACAACGGCTCACTGATTCTCACTGAGGCCGGGACTACACGGCGCGCATCACTCTACGTAGTCAGAGGTGAGGAAAATCTCCGCGAGATCGATCGTGGCGGATTGGAGCCCCTCGAATGCTCGCTGGACGACTTCTCGTCGCGTCTGCTGAGCGAGAACCACACTCTCAAGCGCGCGCTCACCGATCCGACCCTGTTCAGTGGAATCGGAAATGCGTATTCCGACGAAATCCTTCACCGCGCTCGCCTTTCTCCGCTGCGGTTGACGAGCCGATTGACTAATGACGAGGTGTCGACACTTTTTCACGCAACTCGTCAAACGCTCCTCGAGTGGATCGCCCGTCTCCGTGAGAGCACGGGGGACGGCTTTCCAGGAAAGGTTACTGCTTTTCGTGAGGGGATGGCCGTTCACGGACGCTACGGACAACCATGTCCTGTTTGCTCGAGTTCGGTTCAACGGATCCGCTATGCGAGCAACGAGACGAACTATTGTCCGCGCTGTCAGACGGAAGGAAGACTGCTTGCCGACCGTGCGCTGTCCCGTCTTCTAAAGAAGGACTGGCCCCGGTCGATAGACGAGCTCTACTGA
- a CDS encoding glycoside hydrolase family 9 protein: MRRSRRWWMLLAIGTVASIGHAQSAPQRTFIRINQLGYLLSAPKVAVACSLDSVSIRSFSVQDLSGRIVLGPRATKSSGGFGPCASTHRLDFSALRVRGRYQVVAGGAVSPPVRIDANVYTGAADTLLYYMRQQRSGFNPIVRDSVHKRDGIIVDHPVRNGQFINVSGGWADASDYLQYVTTSANATFVMLMAYRDNPRAFADRFAANGLPGSNGVADILDEARHGLDWLLRMYPGGDDMFNQLGDDRDHSFWDLPWTDSSDYGWGRGKERPVYPCTGKPQGLIKAKNRSTGYASTAGKYTAAFALGAAVFRKRDHAFAERLRQRARAAYRLGRLHEGACQTAPGRSPYFYEEDDWRDDMELGAASLVDATRELHFLGDALVYARQEPVTAWMGKDTARHYQWYPWHNNGHYESWRHGSAGERAQLASFYRRGLAAVTGRANNGFRMGVPFIWCSNNLIASFATQAYLYRRMTGDNRFREYEAAALDWLLGANPWGVSMIIGLPQSGNFARDPHSVIAKDLKVQLTGGLLDGPVYRSIYQNLLGIRLHEPDEYAQFNTGFIVYHDDVGDYSTNEPIMDGTANLTYLFAAMTRP; the protein is encoded by the coding sequence ATGAGGCGGTCCCGGCGATGGTGGATGCTGCTGGCAATCGGGACTGTGGCATCGATCGGACATGCTCAGAGTGCACCACAGCGCACGTTCATCCGCATCAATCAGCTTGGGTATTTGCTGTCAGCGCCGAAGGTCGCGGTCGCCTGCTCGCTCGATTCCGTCTCGATACGATCCTTTTCGGTGCAGGATCTGTCCGGACGCATCGTTCTCGGCCCCCGGGCAACAAAGAGCAGCGGCGGTTTTGGTCCCTGCGCTTCGACGCATCGGCTCGATTTCTCGGCTCTCCGGGTGCGCGGCCGATACCAGGTCGTGGCGGGCGGGGCCGTCTCTCCACCCGTTCGCATCGACGCGAACGTGTATACCGGTGCCGCCGACACGCTGCTCTACTACATGAGACAGCAACGGTCGGGTTTCAATCCGATCGTCAGGGATTCGGTTCACAAGCGCGACGGCATCATCGTCGATCACCCTGTTCGCAACGGCCAGTTCATCAACGTTTCGGGCGGGTGGGCGGATGCGTCGGACTATCTGCAGTACGTGACGACATCAGCCAACGCGACGTTCGTGATGCTCATGGCGTACCGCGATAACCCTCGCGCGTTTGCCGACAGATTTGCCGCCAACGGCCTTCCCGGATCGAATGGTGTTGCGGATATCCTGGACGAAGCGCGACATGGACTGGACTGGCTTCTCCGGATGTATCCCGGCGGTGATGACATGTTCAACCAGCTCGGCGACGATCGCGACCACAGCTTCTGGGACCTCCCATGGACCGACTCTTCCGATTACGGCTGGGGCCGCGGAAAGGAGAGGCCGGTGTACCCGTGCACCGGAAAGCCGCAGGGATTGATAAAGGCGAAGAACAGGTCCACCGGGTACGCTTCCACCGCGGGCAAATACACGGCTGCGTTCGCACTGGGCGCCGCTGTCTTCAGGAAGCGCGATCACGCGTTCGCCGAGAGGCTGCGACAGAGAGCACGCGCGGCGTATCGCCTTGGACGACTTCACGAGGGTGCGTGTCAGACTGCGCCCGGCAGGTCGCCTTACTTTTACGAGGAAGACGACTGGCGCGACGACATGGAGCTCGGCGCTGCTTCGCTCGTCGATGCAACGAGAGAGCTGCACTTCCTCGGCGACGCACTCGTGTACGCACGGCAGGAGCCCGTCACGGCCTGGATGGGCAAGGATACCGCCCGACACTACCAGTGGTATCCCTGGCACAACAACGGTCACTACGAGAGCTGGCGACATGGGTCTGCCGGCGAGCGCGCGCAGTTGGCGAGCTTTTACAGGCGCGGCCTGGCGGCTGTAACCGGCCGTGCGAACAATGGATTCCGAATGGGAGTTCCCTTCATCTGGTGCTCCAACAACCTGATCGCAAGCTTCGCCACCCAGGCTTACCTCTACCGGCGAATGACCGGTGACAACCGCTTTCGCGAATACGAGGCCGCCGCGTTGGACTGGCTGCTCGGCGCTAATCCGTGGGGAGTGTCGATGATCATCGGGCTCCCGCAATCCGGGAACTTCGCCCGTGATCCCCATTCGGTGATTGCCAAGGACCTGAAGGTGCAGCTCACGGGCGGTTTGCTCGACGGACCGGTTTACCGCTCGATCTACCAGAATCTCCTCGGCATCAGGCTTCACGAGCCCGACGAGTATGCACAATTCAACACCGGCTTCATCGTCTACCACGACGATGTCGGCGATTACTCCACGAATGAGCCGATAATGGACGGTACTGCGAACCTCACGTACCTGTTCGCGGCAATGACCCGCCCATAG
- a CDS encoding glycosyltransferase produces the protein MHTAVSPDQISAIAEPALTKRFAPAPAHAVPLRPVSVVHIDTERGWRGGERQVLWLADSLVRSGNRCVIAARPGEPLAQRALACGLRVLPCAPRWEFDPVAAIALARFIRREQIEIVHAHTAHAASIALLCARDAKVVITRRVDFRVHRHWISRLKYRRATAIIAISGAVAESLVASGIDRAQIQIIPSGVDLSRCITRSDSHSLHLLGIPEGAPLVVMVAALARHKDPLTFVLAMRNVLERAPATHALLIGDGPLRHTVESAIKRLGLESNVHLAGYRRDAESLMAAADVVALSSANEGLGTVLIDALWMGKAVAATSAGGIPEIVQHERSGLLSPPGNSAALGAAIARLIGDSALRTRFASAGRARAAAFSVERTATRTALVYQKVTANGA, from the coding sequence GTGCACACCGCCGTATCACCTGACCAGATATCGGCCATCGCCGAGCCAGCGCTGACGAAGAGGTTTGCGCCTGCGCCGGCGCACGCTGTTCCGCTACGACCAGTGTCGGTCGTGCACATCGACACGGAGCGCGGCTGGCGTGGCGGCGAGCGTCAGGTGCTCTGGCTCGCGGACTCACTGGTCAGGTCGGGAAATCGGTGCGTCATCGCGGCGCGCCCGGGCGAGCCTCTGGCACAGCGCGCTCTGGCGTGTGGGCTGAGAGTTCTGCCCTGCGCACCACGCTGGGAATTCGACCCGGTTGCAGCTATTGCTCTCGCGCGATTCATCCGGCGCGAGCAAATCGAGATCGTCCACGCGCATACGGCACACGCGGCCTCGATTGCACTGCTCTGCGCGCGTGATGCGAAGGTCGTCATTACCCGTCGCGTCGATTTTCGAGTACATCGCCACTGGATCTCGAGGCTGAAATACCGGCGCGCAACGGCAATTATCGCGATATCAGGGGCTGTCGCCGAATCGCTCGTAGCAAGCGGCATAGACCGGGCGCAGATCCAGATAATCCCGAGTGGCGTGGACCTGAGCCGCTGCATCACGCGGTCCGACAGTCACTCCCTGCACCTGCTGGGAATTCCAGAAGGCGCGCCACTGGTAGTCATGGTTGCTGCCCTCGCCCGTCACAAGGATCCACTCACGTTTGTGCTCGCTATGAGAAATGTGCTCGAGAGGGCGCCGGCCACGCATGCACTGCTCATTGGTGACGGGCCGCTGCGACACACGGTGGAGAGTGCTATAAAACGCCTCGGCCTCGAGAGCAATGTCCACCTTGCGGGCTATCGCCGTGACGCGGAATCTCTGATGGCCGCGGCCGATGTGGTTGCGCTGAGCTCGGCAAACGAGGGACTTGGCACTGTTCTCATCGATGCATTGTGGATGGGCAAAGCTGTTGCGGCTACGAGCGCCGGAGGAATTCCTGAGATCGTGCAGCATGAGCGGTCCGGGCTTCTGTCGCCTCCTGGTAATTCAGCGGCGCTCGGCGCCGCAATCGCACGTCTGATTGGCGACAGCGCGCTTCGCACGCGCTTTGCGTCTGCGGGCCGCGCGCGGGCCGCTGCATTTTCCGTCGAGCGAACTGCGACGCGAACTGCACTGGTCTACCAGAAAGTGACGGCAAACGGGGCTTGA
- a CDS encoding glycosyltransferase family 9 protein — MAEEAGQRRKPERILVVSLDNLGDLVFASALVPPIRERFPSAHIAVWCKEYTAGLGPLLPAVDSVYHADPFWDRAPGSGKGSFRQFLEVAASLRRARFDTAVLCFAPWRTAAAVAAVGIPVRIGLERRRNRRWLTHALAFEDRSKRVLVEAARLLGPLGIKASELKYRLDSRHSDVELNEVRASLGEGDYVALHAFAGSDARCVALNQWVEIAGELSRRGMSVLWIGTTVELERIRQMGPPGVNWRFSDDLPGASLTKTALALSLSKLFIGHDSGPLHIASAFGVPAIGVFAPGQPQRTCPQGTGRSRIIGRRSPRDISASDILAEVGALGVIQ; from the coding sequence GTGGCAGAGGAAGCCGGGCAACGACGAAAACCGGAGCGCATCCTGGTGGTCAGCCTGGACAATCTCGGCGACCTCGTCTTCGCCTCCGCACTGGTGCCGCCAATTCGAGAGCGGTTCCCGTCGGCACACATTGCGGTGTGGTGCAAGGAATACACGGCGGGGCTCGGCCCCCTGCTGCCGGCGGTTGATTCAGTCTACCATGCTGACCCGTTCTGGGACCGCGCCCCGGGCTCCGGTAAAGGGTCGTTTCGCCAGTTCCTCGAGGTCGCTGCTTCGTTGCGTCGTGCACGGTTCGACACCGCGGTCCTCTGCTTTGCACCCTGGCGGACCGCAGCGGCGGTTGCGGCGGTCGGCATACCTGTACGGATCGGGCTGGAACGACGGCGAAACCGAAGGTGGCTCACACACGCCCTTGCTTTCGAGGACCGCAGCAAGCGCGTGCTGGTGGAGGCGGCGCGATTGCTCGGTCCACTTGGCATCAAGGCCAGCGAGCTCAAATACAGGCTCGATTCGCGCCACTCGGACGTCGAGCTGAATGAGGTGCGGGCATCGCTTGGCGAGGGGGATTACGTCGCGCTCCACGCGTTCGCCGGAAGTGACGCGCGGTGTGTTGCGTTGAATCAATGGGTGGAGATTGCCGGGGAGCTCTCGCGACGCGGGATGTCTGTACTGTGGATAGGCACCACCGTCGAGCTCGAGCGCATTCGACAGATGGGTCCACCGGGAGTCAACTGGCGCTTCTCCGACGATTTGCCCGGAGCGTCACTGACGAAAACGGCCCTCGCGCTCTCCCTCTCGAAACTCTTCATCGGCCATGATTCCGGCCCGCTTCACATTGCCTCCGCGTTCGGAGTTCCGGCGATCGGCGTGTTTGCACCAGGGCAGCCGCAACGCACGTGTCCGCAGGGAACCGGACGCTCCCGAATTATTGGGCGTCGATCACCGCGCGACATAAGCGCCTCGGACATCCTTGCCGAAGTCGGGGCACTCGGCGTGATACAGTAA
- a CDS encoding aldo/keto reductase family protein, translated as MQYRRLGSSDLHVSDLSLGSWLTYGVGVDDANALACIERAFDLGVNFIDTANIYGYGAAESFLGKALSRRDRSSYILATKLFFPMSKTDRGLSAAQVRKQIDASLTRLRTDYVDLYQCHRYDTKTPLEETMHALSEVVRQGKARYIGFSEWTAEQIAEALAMPDVEKFVSSQPEYSILWRLPEDEVFPLCAANEIGQIVWSPMAQGVLSGKYLPGKPPPADSRAVSEHMNTSFGTDLRSDRTLEVVQQLRPIAEEAGLTLPQLSLAWVLRDSRVSSVITGASKPSQVDENLATSGVRLSQETLDAIDRVTLPLLGTFRGTQEMYAIKR; from the coding sequence ATGCAGTATCGCCGCCTTGGAAGCAGCGACCTTCACGTATCTGATCTCTCCCTCGGCTCCTGGCTCACTTACGGCGTCGGTGTAGACGACGCCAACGCGCTCGCTTGTATCGAACGGGCATTCGACCTCGGCGTCAACTTCATCGATACCGCCAACATCTACGGGTACGGAGCGGCCGAGTCCTTTCTTGGCAAGGCACTGAGCCGGCGCGACAGGTCGTCGTACATCCTCGCGACGAAGCTGTTCTTTCCAATGTCCAAAACGGATCGAGGCCTTTCCGCGGCGCAGGTGCGCAAGCAGATCGACGCGTCGCTTACCCGGCTTCGGACTGACTATGTCGATCTCTATCAGTGTCACCGCTACGACACTAAAACGCCGCTCGAAGAGACGATGCACGCGCTGAGTGAAGTAGTCCGACAGGGAAAAGCGCGTTACATCGGGTTCAGCGAATGGACCGCGGAGCAGATTGCGGAGGCGCTCGCAATGCCCGACGTCGAGAAGTTCGTTTCCAGCCAGCCCGAGTACTCCATCCTCTGGCGGTTACCTGAAGACGAAGTATTCCCGCTTTGCGCTGCGAACGAGATCGGTCAGATCGTCTGGTCGCCGATGGCGCAGGGAGTACTAAGTGGAAAATACCTGCCGGGTAAGCCGCCACCGGCTGATTCACGCGCAGTAAGCGAGCACATGAACACCTCTTTCGGAACCGATTTGAGGAGCGATCGCACTCTCGAGGTGGTTCAGCAGCTGCGGCCAATTGCCGAAGAGGCGGGCCTCACACTCCCTCAGCTCTCGCTCGCGTGGGTTCTGCGGGACTCGCGCGTTTCATCGGTGATCACCGGCGCGAGCAAGCCGAGTCAGGTAGATGAGAATCTTGCCACTTCCGGAGTGAGGCTGAGTCAGGAGACGCTCGATGCGATCGACCGCGTCACGCTTCCCCTGCTGGGCACGTTTCGGGGAACTCAGGAGATGTACGCGATCAAGCGCTGA